GCGGCGCGGCCATCGGTGAAGAAGGTCAGGCTGCGAAAGATGTTTTGGACAATCCTTTGGTTGCCGAAACAACTGCATGGAAAAAAGGCCAAGTCGTGTACCTCGTACCGGAAACCTATCTGGCGGCCGGCGGCGCACAAGAATTGCTGAACGCTTCCAAACAGGTCAGCGATGCGTTTAATGCGGCCAAGTAATTCGGCGCGGGCATAGCCGCCCGCCTCTTTCAGACGGCCTGAAAGGTTTGATGATTCACAGGATCAAGCTGCTTGATCTAAAGTCATTGGATTTAGGCCGTCTGAAAATACATGGTGCAAATGGACAATTTTTGCCTGTTTGCATCTGTTTTTATGATGGGCAAACCTGCCTTTTTCGCAAAATACCTTAACCCTTCTTTCAGACGGCCTTATTTTTTCCGAACCATTTTATGTTTCACAAACCTTCATTTTTAAATGCGGTCAACGGTGTGGCGCTGCTGATATTGTTTGCCGTCAGCCTGTCGATCGGCGTGGCCGACTTCAAATGGTCCGCCCTGTTTTCGCTATCCGACAGCCAGCAAGTCATGTTCATCAGCCGCCTGCCACGTACGTTTGCGATTGTGCTGACGGGTGCGTCGATGGCAGTGGCCGGCATGATTATGCAGATTTTGATGCGCAACCGTTTTGTCGAACCGTCGATGGTGGGCGCAAGCCAAAGCGCGGCTTTGGGTTTGCTGCTGATGACCCTGCTGCTGCCGGCCGCGCCACTGCTGGCAAAAATGTCGGTTGCCGCCGTTGCCGCGCTGATCGGGATGTTGGTCTTTATGCTGCTGATCCGCCGCCTGCCGCCGACCGCGCAACTGATGGTGCCTTTGGTCGGGATTATTTTCGGCGGTGTGATTGAGGCGGTGGCCACCTTTATCGCGTATGAAAACGAAATGTTGCAAATGCTGGGCGTGTGGCAACAGGGCGATTTTTCCGGCGTGTTGCTCGGACGGTATGAATTGTTGTGGGCAACAGGGATTTTGGCTTTGTTTGCCTATTTGATTGCCGACCAGCTGACGATTTTGGGTTTGGGCGAAACGGTGAGCGTGAACTTGGGGCTGAACAGGACGGCGATTCTGTGGTCGGGGTTGATTATTGTGGCGCTGATTACGTCTTTAGTGGTCGTGACGGTCGGCAATATTCCGTTTATCGGCCTAGTCGTGCCGAACATCATCAGCCGCCTGATGGGCGACAAGCTGCGCCAAAGCCTGCCTGCGGTGGCCTTGCTGGGCGCGTCTTTGGTGTTGCTGTGCGATATTGTCGGACGCGTGATTGTATTTCCGTTTGAAATTCCGGTCTCTACGGTTTTTGGCGTAATGGGGACGGCTTTGTTTTTATGGCTTTTATTAAGGAAACCTGCTCATGCCGTCTGAAAAAAATATCGGTTTTATGGCAGGAAGCAGCCGTCCGTTGTGGGTCGCCTTTGCGCTGTTGCTGGTTTCCTGCGTTCTGTTTATGACGCTCAACGTCAAAGGC
Above is a genomic segment from Neisseria subflava containing:
- a CDS encoding ABC transporter permease — its product is MFHKPSFLNAVNGVALLILFAVSLSIGVADFKWSALFSLSDSQQVMFISRLPRTFAIVLTGASMAVAGMIMQILMRNRFVEPSMVGASQSAALGLLLMTLLLPAAPLLAKMSVAAVAALIGMLVFMLLIRRLPPTAQLMVPLVGIIFGGVIEAVATFIAYENEMLQMLGVWQQGDFSGVLLGRYELLWATGILALFAYLIADQLTILGLGETVSVNLGLNRTAILWSGLIIVALITSLVVVTVGNIPFIGLVVPNIISRLMGDKLRQSLPAVALLGASLVLLCDIVGRVIVFPFEIPVSTVFGVMGTALFLWLLLRKPAHAV